The Leptodactylus fuscus isolate aLepFus1 chromosome 3, aLepFus1.hap2, whole genome shotgun sequence genome has a segment encoding these proteins:
- the LBH gene encoding protein LBH, which translates to MSVFYPIPCTDYLRSAEMTEVIMNTQPMDEIGLSPRKDSYQIFPDPSDFERCCKLKDRLPSIVVEPTEGDVESGELRWPPEEFLVEEEKESNCDTQKKDNKEQ; encoded by the exons ATGTCTGTATTTTACCCTATTCCTTG cactgattACTTGAGATCAGCTGAAATGACTGAGGTGATAATGAACACTCAACCCATGGACGAGATCGGCCTCAGCCCTCGCAAAGATTCCTATCAG ATCTTCCCAGACCCTTCAGACTTCGAACGATGCTGCAAACTGAAGGATAGACTGCCCTCCATTGTGGTGGAGCCCACGGAGGGAGATGTGGAGAGCGGAGAACTCAGATGGCCTCCCGAAGAGTTCTTGGTTGAAGAAGAGAAGGAATCAAACTGTGATACACAAAAGAAAGACAACAAGGAACAGTAA